A genomic stretch from Aquila chrysaetos chrysaetos chromosome 1, bAquChr1.4, whole genome shotgun sequence includes:
- the NPY5R gene encoding neuropeptide Y receptor type 5, with protein sequence MDLGFKDRNNRTLTKNTSATKNFSAWEDYKSSVDDIQYFLIGLYTLISLAGFMGNLLILTALLKHKQKTIINILIGNLAFSDILVVLFCSPFTLTSVLLDQWMFGTVMCHVMPFLQCASVLVSTLMLISIAAVRYRMIKYPLSSNLTAKQGYFLTGTIWALGFAICSPLPVFHKTVDLSKTLNLEALENRLLCVESWPSDSYRIAFTIALLFMQYILPLACLTASHTSVCRSIGSRLSNKENKFEEKEMINLTLHPSKSTRTQVQPSSHSRWSCAFGRRHHRRYSKKTSSVMPAISRHHQDTHSRDLPETSGTEKSQLSSSSKFIPGIPICFEMKPEENTEIQDMITVSRSFIRIKTRSRRVFCRLTVLILVFGFSWMPLHLFHIVTDFNATLISNRHFKLVYCICHLLGMMSCCLNPILYGFLNNSIKADLMSLIPCCQIP encoded by the coding sequence ATGGATTTAGGATTCAAAGACCGTAACAACAGGACACTTACCAAGAACACCTCTGCTACAAAGAATTTTTCTGCCTGGGAAGATTATAAGAGTAGTGTTGATGACATACAGTACTTTCTTATTGGGCTGTACACACTTATAAGTCTGGCCGGCTTTATGGGAAATCTGCTTATACTAACGGCTCTACTAAAGCACAAGCAGAAGACAATAATAAACATTCTTATCGGTAACTTGGCCTTTTCTGACATCTTAGTTGTGCTGTTTTGTTCACCTTTCACACTGACGTCCGTCCTGCTTGACCAATGGATGTTTGGCACTGTCATGTGCCACGTAATGCCCTTCCTCCAGTGCGCATCAGTTCTGGTTTCAACTTTAATGTTAATATCTATTGCTGCAGTCAGGTACCGCATGATAAAATATCCCCTTTCTAGCAATTTAACAGCAAAACAAGGCTATTTCTTAACAGGGACCATTTGGGCCCTTGGCTTTGCCATTTGCTCCCCTCTGCCAGTTTTCCACAAAACCGTGGATCTCAGCAAAACTCTGAATTTAGAGGCACTGGAGAACAGGCTTTTGTGTGTTGAGTCATGGCCTTCTGATTCCTACAGAATTGCCTTTACGATAGCCTTATTGTTCATGCAGTATATATTGCCACTGGCGTGTTTAACTGCTAGTCACACCAGCGTCTGCAGGAGCATAGGTTCCAGACTgtcaaacaaggaaaacaagtttgaagaaaaggagatgatAAACCTAACACTTCATCCATCCAAGAGTACCCGCACGCAGGTGCAGCCCTCCAGCCATTCCAGGTGGAGCTGCGCCTTTGGTAGAAGGCACCACAGAAGATACAGTAAAAAGACTTCAAGTGTGATGCCAGCCATTTCAAGGCATCATCAGGATACTCATTCCAGAGACCTCCCAGAAACCTCTGGCACAGAAAAAAGCCAGCTCTCTTCCTCCAGTAAATTCATCCCTGGGATACCTATCTGTTTTGAGatgaaaccagaagaaaatacagagatcCAGGACATGATTACGGTATCCCGATCCTTCATCAGAATTAAGACAAGGTCTAGGAGAGTTTTTTGCAGACTGACAGTGCTAATCCTAGTTTTTGGTTTCAGTTGGATGCCTCTTCACCTTTTCCACATTGTGACGGATTTTAATGCCACTCTCATTTctaacagacattttaaattagtgTACTGCATATGCCATTTACTGGGTATGATGTCCTGCTGCTTGAATCCCATCCTCTACGGGTTCCTTAACAACAGCATAAAAGCCGATTTAATGTCCCTTATTCCATGCTGCCAAATACCATGA